From Candidatus Eisenbacteria bacterium:
TTTCCGCGACAGGGCGGTCCTAGCTCGCTACTGGTACAGCCTTCTGCCCAAAAGGGGGGTGCGCAGAGGACTTCGTCAACGAGATAAAAACTACCACATATTGCCCCTGCCATTAGCTCCTATCGATATGAGTCCAACAGTCAAGGAAATTGGAACAATTTACAGAAGTGTAACCTGTGTAACATACTGGTTCCTTGCTATGTTAAAGGGTGCTTTATCTCCTGAAATAGGTGGCAATTTCATCGAATCAATGAGTTCACCGGATTATTACAACCATCGTCTTAGAGAAAACACAGGAATCCCCATTCTCGACTGGGAACTAGAAAAGGAGGAGTATGTACGCCTTGATCCTGAAGCATACAATGTAACAAGAGGGATCATAGACACCGGAATGAGATACGAGGCAACGCTTGAGAATATTTCAAAACACATATTTATGCTGATGAACAAGAGAGATGCACAATCTTCTCCGGAAAATTCTCCTGTTGAAAACCCCATGCAAAATTCGGAGCAAAGTGACAATGATGAATCGAAATCTTACATGCATAAAGTCCTCGATAATGACCCTGCTTGTTTACCTCGCGAATTACGGGAAGCTTTCAGCAACAAGTCGGAGAAGAAACACAAAAAGAGTACGACGAATATCTTAAATTCTCGCAAATACTTCGCCAAGGCTCGGCAGACCAGAATAGCGTTTTATCAAATCGAGCAGGCTCTTCATCACGAGTTGCGCCAATTCTTAGATACAAGCAATCTCGAATCGATAAAAGCCAAGAATGAAAATGCCATCGAAAAGGAAAGTCCTCATAAAAGCAAATTGGAAGAGAAAAAGAGGGCGTTTGAAGGTTGCATAAGCAATCAGAAAAAGGACAATTCAGAGGGAAGGGATTCAGGCGAAGTCGCAAGACATTGGATATTGGATGGTATCGTAAAGGAAACCAGTGACAACTTCCGATTGCATATTATTTTTGAGCTGATTATTTACTTCTACCGCTGGGACCGAGATAAAAGTATAACATCCCCATATATCGGGGGAGATTAATTGAAGGCAGGTAGTGATTATCCAATGGATATAGTACCTTTTACTATTTTTACTTTTAGCAGCACCATTGTCGCTTTTGGAAATGGGGGAGAATCCATCCATCTTGAAGAAGGGACAGAGATGGATTTCTATTGCTGTGACATCTACGGAAACGAGGGTGGAGACTGGGTCGAATTGATTCTGGATTCCTATCTTCTCAACGGCAATATCTCTTACGATCCATTATTCTGCCATCCGGAGAGCGGCAATTTCACGCTTCAAGATTGCTCGCCCTGCCTACCGAATGCATTCCCAGAATCCGGTTGTTATGGATTTATAGGAGCTTGCCCCGAGACCGGGTGCAGCTGCTATGTTCCTGTGGCGCCGACAAGCTGGGGCCGAATCAAGTTGATGTACCAAGATTGAAATAGGACCCATCATGGAGGGCATAGGCCGCCGCAATTCCTGATCCGATCGCCATGGCCGATGCCTCAGTATTGGGATACAGTCCCGTCTCCCGCCCTCTAGAAATTCGATAAAACATCCTGGTCGTCGTCATCATCCAGAGGAATCTCTTCTTCTGGAGTTATTCGCGGCGGCCTACACCTCCGGCTCCTCTCTCTCTCCAGCGATTGGATCAACCGAAGAGGGGGCTGGTCCGTTTCCGGGAGGGTACCCGGGTAGATATTCGTTGTGAGAAAAGCATTGGTTTGGGATATCTCTTTTGTCAATTTATAGCCTTGCACCATCCTTTTCAGTTCTTCCGCTTGGGCCGCCAGCTCTTCAGAAGTACTCGCCGATTCTTCCGCATTGGTCACATTCTGCTGTGTCAGCTGATTCAGCTGATCAACAGCGGAGCTGACCTGTTCGATCCCCATCTTTTGCTGGTTTGAAGCTTCCGCGATTTCCGCAACCACCTCTGTGACTTTATCAATCTGCTCGTTAATCTCTTCGAGGTTTTTTGTGACCTCTTCATTGATCGTGACGCCTTCATCCGCATTCTTTACTGAATCCTCAATCAGCTGAGCCGTTGTCTTGGCCGCTTCGGCGCTGCGCAGAGCCAGATTCCGGACTTCATCAGCGACCACGGCGAAACCCCTTCCGGCATCGCCCGCCCTCGCCGCCTCAACCGCGGCATTGAGCGCCAGCAGATTGGTCTGAAAGGCGATCTCGTCGATGGTTTTCACAATCTTCGCTGTTTTATCGGCTGAACCCTTAATCTTAGCCATCGCACTGGAAAGGTTCTGCATATTGGTTTCTCCCCGTTTTGCCCGGGACCGCGCGCCATCGGCAAGATTGTGGGCTTCCTTGGTGTGGAGCGCGTTTTGTTTTGTGGCGGATGACATCTCTTGGAGGCTGCTGCTGATCTCCTCGAGCGAGCTGGCTTGTTCGGCCGCGCCCTGCGCCGACGCCTGGCTCCCCGCATTGATCTGAGCGGCCGCCGAGGTGACCTGGTCTGACGCCATGGCCACTTGGTACAAGCCCTCATTGAGGTTCTGAACCGCCGTATTCAACGCCTGTTTAATTTTTGCGTAATCACCCTTGTATCGTCCTTTGACGTAGGTGGATAAGTCTCTGGATGCGACCCTGGTTAAAACTTCCGCCGATTCATTAACCGGATTGATGACCGCGTCCAGAGTCTCGTTGATGCTCTGAATCATTTTCGCGTACTCACCTTTGAAATGTGTCGTATCCCCCCGAACATTCAATCGCCCTTCAACCCCCGCTTGAGCCAAGACCGCCATTTCTTGATTCATCATTTTCAGATTCTTAATCATTTCAGACATGGCCTTCCCCAGGCTATCCCGCGCCGACGTGATTGGAACCTCGACGGTCAGGTCACCTTCCGCAATGCGGCGCGCCACATCGGCTTTGCTCTGCAGGGAGGCGCTCATCTCGCGGAAGGCTTCCGCCAGACTCCCCACCTCATCATCCTGTTGAATATCGATTTGCTGCTGGAGATCCCCCTTTGCAATTTTCTGCGCCAAATCTCTTATTTTCGTGATCGGGCCGGAAACATTTGCGGCGATACCAAGGGCGAAAAGAATGAGAGCGCAAATTGTGACAATACCGACAATGACGACGGCGTTTCGGATTTTATGGATAGGTCTTTGAACTTCAGACAAATGAATTTCAGAGATGCTGGCCCATTTCGAGCCCATAATATCAATCGGACTGAAGCAGGTGAGATGGACCATGCCATCATGATGTGTGATGACGGCTTTCCCGGACCTTCCTTTATGGGCCGCCGAAATCGCCTCGGATTCCACTTTGTAGATACCGGCCTTTTCGAATGTCGAAACCTTTTCAGAATACTCCTCATCTTCGAAGTAGGAATTTGAGCGCAGCAACCCATCCGCGCCCACAAGATAGCTCGTTCCGGATTTCCCCATCCCGGTTCTTTCCCGCATGATCAAATCGATTTGTTCCATGGGAAGCTGCATACCGACAACCGCTGTGATCTCCCCGTTGGAATTCCTCAGTGGGGCCCCCATAAAGGCGACGGGTTTCCCTTCTCGCGGTGGATAGGGTCTGAAGTCGACGAAGGATAACTCTTCGGTCTCCAGAACCGTCCGCCAGAGTTCTCCCAATCCACTGCCTTTCAATGGGCCGGTTCGAAGGTTTTGACCGAGGTCGTCATCTCCCCGGGTTGTATACAATACATGGCCGTGTTCGGAACAAATGATAAAGGTGTCATCATAGTGGTAGGTTTCGTTGAAGACTTTTAGGTATTCACCGTAGGTCGTATAGAGGTAGTGATATTCATCCGACTGGATGGGATACGCATTCTCGTAGCCGGCATTCCCCCAATCCTTATGGGCCTCGAAGGCGCGATAGGCGGATTTCACATCGGGATTTCGCGCGAGGAGTGTGAGATCATTCCGGCAACGGTCAATATACTCCTCTATCTGAGCCGATTTGATCTTCTGCACCGTCTCCAGATGTTGGAAAGCCTGCGTCATCATTCCCTTTTCCGCGCGATCCAAACTGAACCACGCAACAACGATCAAGGGCAATAAACCCGCCAGTAGAAACGATCCGATGAGTTTCGGTCTCATCCGAAGATCCTTAAACCTCATCACCGACCTCCATTGATAGCCAAATCTGGGTGCCGACCCTGGCAGCCGACTTTGGCGGCCATACAGAGCAAAACGCACCAAATGAGTACTCTTGTAAACTCTC
This genomic window contains:
- a CDS encoding HAMP domain-containing protein, which codes for MRFKDLRMRPKLIGSFLLAGLLPLIVVAWFSLDRAEKGMMTQAFQHLETVQKIKSAQIEEYIDRCRNDLTLLARNPDVKSAYRAFEAHKDWGNAGYENAYPIQSDEYHYLYTTYGEYLKVFNETYHYDDTFIICSEHGHVLYTTRGDDDLGQNLRTGPLKGSGLGELWRTVLETEELSFVDFRPYPPREGKPVAFMGAPLRNSNGEITAVVGMQLPMEQIDLIMRERTGMGKSGTSYLVGADGLLRSNSYFEDEEYSEKVSTFEKAGIYKVESEAISAAHKGRSGKAVITHHDGMVHLTCFSPIDIMGSKWASISEIHLSEVQRPIHKIRNAVVIVGIVTICALILFALGIAANVSGPITKIRDLAQKIAKGDLQQQIDIQQDDEVGSLAEAFREMSASLQSKADVARRIAEGDLTVEVPITSARDSLGKAMSEMIKNLKMMNQEMAVLAQAGVEGRLNVRGDTTHFKGEYAKMIQSINETLDAVINPVNESAEVLTRVASRDLSTYVKGRYKGDYAKIKQALNTAVQNLNEGLYQVAMASDQVTSAAAQINAGSQASAQGAAEQASSLEEISSSLQEMSSATKQNALHTKEAHNLADGARSRAKRGETNMQNLSSAMAKIKGSADKTAKIVKTIDEIAFQTNLLALNAAVEAARAGDAGRGFAVVADEVRNLALRSAEAAKTTAQLIEDSVKNADEGVTINEEVTKNLEEINEQIDKVTEVVAEIAEASNQQKMGIEQVSSAVDQLNQLTQQNVTNAEESASTSEELAAQAEELKRMVQGYKLTKEISQTNAFLTTNIYPGTLPETDQPPLRLIQSLERERSRRCRPPRITPEEEIPLDDDDDQDVLSNF